Genomic segment of Betaproteobacteria bacterium:
GACCGGCTGGGGCCACGGCACCTTCGATACCAGCATCGAATTGGCGAAACGCGCGGGCGCCAAGCGCCTCGTTTGCACCCATCACGAACCCACCCGCACCGATGAGGACCTGGAGCGCGTGTTTGCGCAAGCCCTGTCGCGCTTTCCCCAGTCTCCCGGCGGCCCGGAAGTGATATTGGCACGCGAAGGACTGGAGATCGAAATTTGAGCGCACTCTCGGGCGCTGACTCAATCCTAAATGGCCTATTTAACCTAGAAAAAGCTATTGCAAACGAAGGAAATCAAAAACATCGGAGCAGCATCGCCCTCACCTGATTAGTGAGCCTCGGTCGCTCCGTGTTTCTTCGTACTTCCTTCGTGTTACTTGTGTTACTTCGTGTCCGGTTAATCGCCGTTTGTAGGTTTAAGGATGGCCGGGTCAATCTGCACGACGCTCTTGGCGTCCCCAAGCCAGATTTGGCCTTCCTGGATCGTGCACTGTAGCTGCATGGTGCGCCCGGCGAGTCCGGCCAGCGCTTGGGTCGCCGCGAAGGGCAAACTAAAAATAGAAAGGTTGGAGATGCGCGCAAGATCTGCCCCGCTCTGGCGCCACCACAAATCCGCGGCGCGGCCGCCGTAAGCGTAGACGAACACCGATTCGGAGCGCCCGCAGGCCTTGCGAACACGGCGCTCGCCTGGAAGGCCCACGTCGATCCAGGTTTTGATGACACCGGTAAGATCTTTCTCCCATAAGTCCGGCTCGTCCTCCGTACTCAAACCGCGGCCGAAGACAAGGTTCTCGGAGGCGTGCAAGGCGAACGCCAGCAATCGCACCATCAGGCGCTCGTCCGTTTCGGATGGGTGGCGCGCCAGCGTGAGGGAGTGGTCTTTGTAGTAGTTGCGATCCATGTCCGCGACCTGCAACTCGGCCTTGAAGATGGTTGCCTTGAGGGCCATGTGTGATGTGTGTTCTTGGAGTGGCGGGCGAACCGGGGAGGGCGGCCCCTAGCTACATACCGAGCGGCCCGTGAGTGGCGCGAAGGCTACCAGACCGGCGCGGAAAAGCTTACAGTAATGCCTTCGGCAGCACTCGGGCACATCATGATTGACCGGCGGGATTTTATTTCGTTGAGCGCGGCTACGGCGCTGGCCGCTGCGGGCCTGGCGAGCGCGCCGTTACGCGCCGCTGCGCATATCCGGCGTTACGCGCGCCTGAGCCGAACGGAACTCAAGGTCTCGGACATTTCCTTTGGCTCCGCGAGCACGGCGGACCACGCGCTGGTGCGCCATGCGTTGTCCTTGGGTATCAACTACTTCGATTCGGCGGAAAGTTACCGCGGGGGTGACTCGGAAGAAGCCATCGGCGAAGCGTTGCAAGGCAAGCGGCAACAGGTCTATCTAACCTCAAAGATTAAGGCGGATGCGCGCGACACGCGCTCCTCGCAAATGATGAAGGCCCTGGAAGGCAGCCTGAAGCGCCTTCGCACCGATTACGTGGATGTATATTTCAACCATGCAGTTAACGACGTGGCGCGCATGCAGAACCCGGAATGGCGCGAGTTCACCGATCTAGCCAAGCGCCAGGGAAAGATTCGCTTTCGCGGCATGTCGGGCCACGGCGGGCGGTTGATCGAGTGCCTGGATTACGCCATCGAAAACGATATTGTGGGCGTCGTCCTCGTGGCCTACAGTTTCGCGCAAGATCCCTCCTTCACCGACAAACTGCGCCATACCTTTCATTGGGCGGCCATCCAACCCGGTCTGCCGGCCGTGCTGGAGAAGGCGAAGAAGAAAGACATCGGAGTGATTGCCATGAAGACATTGATGGGCGGGCGTATGAACGACATGCGGCCCCATGAGCGCGCCGGGGGAACGTTTTCCCAGGCGGCGTTTCGCTGGGTGTTGTCGAATCCGAACGTGGACGCTCTGGTGATTTCCATGAGCAGTAAGGCGAATATCGACGAGTACGTTGTGGCTTCCGGCGCCACGAAGGTGAGCCAGTATGACTTGGAGCTTCTGCATCGCTACGCCGGAATGCGCGCAGGCAATTACTGCTTACCTGGTTGTAATCGCTGCGAGGAAAGCTGCCCCGCCGGCGTGGCCATTTCGGAAGTGTTGCGTA
This window contains:
- a CDS encoding YaeQ family protein — its product is MALKATIFKAELQVADMDRNYYKDHSLTLARHPSETDERLMVRLLAFALHASENLVFGRGLSTEDEPDLWEKDLTGVIKTWIDVGLPGERRVRKACGRSESVFVYAYGGRAADLWWRQSGADLARISNLSIFSLPFAATQALAGLAGRTMQLQCTIQEGQIWLGDAKSVVQIDPAILKPTNGD